The nucleotide window GGCGCGCGAGCAGGGTGAATCGACCCTGGTGTCGGCCGATCGCGTGCAGTACATGGACGTGTCGCCCGCGCAGATCGTCTCGGTGGCGGCCTCGCTCGTGCCCTTCCTGGAGCACGACGACGCCAACCGCGCGCTGATGGGCGCCAACATGTCGCGCCAGGCGGTGCCCGTGCTGCGCCCGGAAAAGCCCATGGTGGGCACCGGCATCGAGCGCGTGGCGGCTGTGGACTCCGGCACGGTGGTCACGGCCAAGCGCGGCGGTGTGGTGGACTATGTGGACGCCACCCGCATCGTGGTGCGTGTGGATGACGCCGAGGCCGTGGCCGGCGAAGTCGGCGTGGACATCTACAACCTGATCAAGTACCAGCGTTCCAACCAGAACACCAACATCCACCAGCGTCCCATCGTCCAGCGCGGCGACAAGCTTGTCAAGGGTGACGTGATCGCCGATGGTGCCTCCACCGATCTGGGTGAGATCGCGATCGGGCAGAACATGCTGATCGCCTTCATGCCCTGGAACGGCTACAACTTCGAGGACTCGATCCTGATCAGCGAGCGCGTGGTGGCCGAAGACCGTTACACCAGCATCCACATCGAGGAACTGGTGGTGATGGCGCGCGACACGAAACTGGGCGCCGAGGAAATCACCCGCGACATCCCGAACCTGTCCGAGCAGCAACTGGGCCGCCTGGACGAGTCCGGCATCATCTACGTGGGTGCCGAAGTGCAGCCGGGCGACACCCTGGTGGGCAAGGTCACGCCCAAGGGCGAGACCACGCTGACGCCGGAAGAAAAGCTCTTGCGCGCCATCTTCGGCGAGAAGGCTTCCGACGTGAAGGACACTTCGCTGCGCGTGGACCAGGGCAGCCAGGGCACCGTGATTGACGTGCAGGTCTTCACCCGCGAAGGCATCCAGCGCGACAAGCGTGCGCAGCAGATCATCGACGACGAGCTCAAGCGCTTCCGCCTGGATTTGAACGACCAGCTGCGCATCGTCGAGGCCGACGCCTTCGACCGTATCGAAAAGCTCCTGGTCGGCAAGAAGGCCAACGGCGGCCCGCAAAAGCTGCCCAAGGGCGCGACGATCGACAAGGAGTACCTAGCCGGCGTGGAGAAGTTCCATTGGTTCGACATCCGCCCGGCGGACGAGGCCGTGGCCGCGCAGCTCGAATCCATGAAGAACGCCATGGAGCAGACGCGCCACAGCTTCGACCTGGCGTTCGAGGAAAAGCGCAAGAAGCTGACCCAAGGCGACGAGCTGCCCGCCGGCGTCCTGAAGATGGTCAAGGTCTACCTGGCGGTCAAGCGCCGCCTGCAACCCGGCGACAAGATGGCCGGCCGCCACGGCAACAAGGGCGTCGTGTCCAAGATCGTTCCCGTCGAGGACATGCCCTACATGGAAGACGGCACGCCCGCAGACATCGTGCTGAACCCGCTGGGCGTGCCATCGCGCATGAACATCGGCCAGGTGCTGGAAGTCCACCTGGGCTGGGCCGGCAAAGGCCTGGGCCAACGCATCGGCGACATGCTGCAACGCGAAGCCAAGGCAGCCGAGGTGCGCAAGTTCTTCGAAGAGGTCTACAACTCGCGCGGCAAGCCCGAAGAGCTCAAGCAGCTGTCCGACGACGAGGTGCTGGCCATGGCGCGCGAACTGACCACCGGCGTTCCGTTCGCCTCGCCGGTCTTCGACGGCGCATCGGAAGCCGAGATCAAGGACATGCTCAAGCTCGCCTACCCGGATGAGGTCAAGGAGCGCAAGGGCCTGACCGACACCCGCACGCAGGCCTTCCTGTACGACGGCCGCACCGGCGAGCGCTTCGAGCGCCCGACGACCATCGGCTACATGCACTACCTGAAGCTGCACCACCTGGTGGACGACAAGATGCACGCGCGCTCCACCGGCCCGTACTCGCTGGTCACGCAGCAGCCCCTGGGCGGCAAGGCGCAGTTCGGCGGCCAGCGCTTCGGCGAGATGGAAGTCTGGGCGCTGGAAGCCTATGGCGCCGCCTACGTGCTGCAGGAAATGCTGACGGTGAAGTCCGACGACGTGCAGGGCCGCACCAAGGTCTACGAGAACATCGTCAAGGGCGAACACGCCATCGAGGCGGGCATGCCCGAGTCGTTCAACGTGCTGGTCAAGGAAATCCGTTCGCTGGGCCTGGACATGGAGCTGGAGCGCTCCTGAACGGGCGCCGGCTGACTGCAAGAGAAAAAGCGGCCTGCGCGGCGCTCCACCATCGGTTTTAGAGCCAAAAAGGCCTTGAGTCGTGGTGGATCAAGCGCAGTCTGCTATGAATATTGAAGCAAAGGGATAGAGTC belongs to Melaminivora suipulveris and includes:
- the rpoB gene encoding DNA-directed RNA polymerase subunit beta, with product MAQASTYSFTERKRIRKSFGTRDSVLTVPYLLQMQRDAYTAFLQANVPPKKRLTEGLQAAFDSAFPIVSHNGFVEMKFVEYNLAKPAFDVRECQTRGLTFASAVRAKVQLIIYDRESSTSQSKVVKEVKEQEVYMGEVPLMTDKGSFIINGTERVIVSQLHRSPGVFFEHDKGKTHSSGKLLFSARIIPYRGSWLDFEFDPKDILYFRVDRRRKMPVTILLKAIGLNPEAILANFFVNDNFRLMDSGAQMEFVADRLKGEVARFDITDKSGKVIVAKDKRITARHTRELEQSGSTHVSVPEDFLLGRVVARNIVDDDTGEIIARANDELTEALLKKLRSSGVQELQLIYTNELDQGAYISQTLRIDETADEFAARVAIYRMMRPGEPPTEDAVQALFQRLFYNPDTYDLSRVGRMKFNAKVGREESTGPMVLSNDDILAVVKILVDLRNGRGEVDDIDHLGNRRVRCVGELAENQYRTGLARIEKAVKERLGQAEQEPLMPHDLINSKPISAALKEFFGASQLSQFMDQTNPLAEITHKRRVSALGPGGLTRERAGFEVRDVHVTHYGRVCPIETPEGPNIGLINSLALYARLNEYGFIETPYRRVADGQVTDEIDYLSAIEEGKYIIAQANAALDDKGRLTGDLVSAREQGESTLVSADRVQYMDVSPAQIVSVAASLVPFLEHDDANRALMGANMSRQAVPVLRPEKPMVGTGIERVAAVDSGTVVTAKRGGVVDYVDATRIVVRVDDAEAVAGEVGVDIYNLIKYQRSNQNTNIHQRPIVQRGDKLVKGDVIADGASTDLGEIAIGQNMLIAFMPWNGYNFEDSILISERVVAEDRYTSIHIEELVVMARDTKLGAEEITRDIPNLSEQQLGRLDESGIIYVGAEVQPGDTLVGKVTPKGETTLTPEEKLLRAIFGEKASDVKDTSLRVDQGSQGTVIDVQVFTREGIQRDKRAQQIIDDELKRFRLDLNDQLRIVEADAFDRIEKLLVGKKANGGPQKLPKGATIDKEYLAGVEKFHWFDIRPADEAVAAQLESMKNAMEQTRHSFDLAFEEKRKKLTQGDELPAGVLKMVKVYLAVKRRLQPGDKMAGRHGNKGVVSKIVPVEDMPYMEDGTPADIVLNPLGVPSRMNIGQVLEVHLGWAGKGLGQRIGDMLQREAKAAEVRKFFEEVYNSRGKPEELKQLSDDEVLAMARELTTGVPFASPVFDGASEAEIKDMLKLAYPDEVKERKGLTDTRTQAFLYDGRTGERFERPTTIGYMHYLKLHHLVDDKMHARSTGPYSLVTQQPLGGKAQFGGQRFGEMEVWALEAYGAAYVLQEMLTVKSDDVQGRTKVYENIVKGEHAIEAGMPESFNVLVKEIRSLGLDMELERS